The DNA region CAAAACCGAGTACCTGGACAGTCTCAAGTGCAGCATCATATTCCATCTTGCTGATCCCTTTGGAAAGCTCCGGATATTCCATCGCTTTTCCCGCGGGATAATATTGCGCCATCAGGCTCAGCGAGATGCCGCTGCCAAATTCGTCATGCAGCAGGTTCAGTATTTCGCGCGTTCCGGATAACCCCTTGGGCAATACCAGATGCCGGACGAGGACACCGCGCGTGGCGATGCCGATTTCGTTAATATGCAATTTTCCCGCCTGATCGAACATTTCTTTGATGGCGGAAAGAGCATAGCGGGGATAATCGGCAGCGCCGGAGTATTTTTTGGCATAGGCGGCGTGGGCATATTTAAAGTCCGGAAGATAGATGTCTATCAAGCCTTTGAGCAGCTTCAGAGTCTGGGGCTTTTCGTAGGCGTTGCTGTTCCACACAATGGGGATGTTTAGCCCGCGTGATTTCGCTTCCCCGATGGCATCAACGATCTGGATGCCATACTGCGTCGGTGAGACGAGGTTGACGTTGTGAGCGCCTTGTTCCTGAAGCGTAAGCATGTGTCCGGCAAGCTCATGCACGCTCACTTTATGTCCCCAGCCGCGCTGGCTGATCGTGTGGTTCTGGCAAAATACGCATTTGAGATTGCAGTGGGAAAAAAAGATTGTGCCGCTGCCGCGGGTTCCGCTGATCACCGGTTCTTCGCCGTGATGCAGCATGGCGATGTTGATCTTGATTTCATGGTTGGCGCCGCAAAAACCGGCTGTTTGATACCGATCCGCTTTGCAATCCTGGGGACAGATCGTGCAGGAGTTCAGTTCAAGGTGGCGCGGTTCGTTCATTTTTTCAAACAGAAAGCTCCCGGCAGAAGCTGGGCAAGATCGGTTTTGACAGTTTGGGAGCGATTGGCATAGACGACAGTGATGGAAGGATTGAATTCCGCCATCACCTGCCGGCAGGCGCCACAGGGTGGAAATGGTTCATCCGCGTCCACGTAGATGGCGATGGCTTCAAAATCCCGCTTGCCGGCGCTTACTGCTTTGAAGATTGCGTTGCGTTCGGCACAAAGGGATAGTGAATAGGACGCGTTTTCCACATTGCAGGCTTCAAATATTTGTCCATCCACGGTTAAAACCGCGGAGCCGACCTTGTATCCCGAATAGGGCGAATAGGAATGGCTCGCGGCATGTTTGGCGCGTTCCAAAAGTTCTGTCAATGTTGCACTTAGCTCAAGCATCAATTCCCCCTTTACGATAATAGTGCCAGGATGAGTCCACCGGCGATGACGGAACCGATTTGTCCGCCGACGTTGACGCTCACGGCTGGCATGAGCAGAAAATTGAAGGGATCTTCTTTCTGTCCCATTTGATGGATGACGCGGGCGGACATCGGAAAAGCGGAGATCCCGCAGGCGCCGATCATCGGGTTGATCTTAATCTTACGAAAGAGGTTGAAAAGCTTGGCAAAGAGCACTCCTCCTGCCGTATCAAAGATGAAAGCGACCAAGCCCAGCAGCAGGATGAAAAGCGTTTGTGGGCG from Candidatus Cloacimonadaceae bacterium includes:
- a CDS encoding radical SAM protein, whose amino-acid sequence is MNEPRHLELNSCTICPQDCKADRYQTAGFCGANHEIKINIAMLHHGEEPVISGTRGSGTIFFSHCNLKCVFCQNHTISQRGWGHKVSVHELAGHMLTLQEQGAHNVNLVSPTQYGIQIVDAIGEAKSRGLNIPIVWNSNAYEKPQTLKLLKGLIDIYLPDFKYAHAAYAKKYSGAADYPRYALSAIKEMFDQAGKLHINEIGIATRGVLVRHLVLPKGLSGTREILNLLHDEFGSGISLSLMAQYYPAGKAMEYPELSKGISKMEYDAALETVQVLGFDRVFVQEISCDAGWTPVFEDYEQKV
- a CDS encoding cytidine deaminase, coding for MLELSATLTELLERAKHAASHSYSPYSGYKVGSAVLTVDGQIFEACNVENASYSLSLCAERNAIFKAVSAGKRDFEAIAIYVDADEPFPPCGACRQVMAEFNPSITVVYANRSQTVKTDLAQLLPGAFCLKK